TAAAACATGATAATTTTAATTTCTGTGAAATATTGAAACTTTTAGTGCTTTTGGATGAAGCTTGTATAAGTTGCTGGtgagattttaaaatataaaaagctagcggtgaattttttttgggaatcaatagaaaataagaaatcGAAGTATACTTACTAGAGCTTTGCTAATGGGTTCTGGGCAAATCACCTAAGTTTGGATTTTAATCCTAGAGAAGCCTGAGACTTTCTCTTTAATAgtgtgctaaaaaaaatttacaagctttttaaataaaataaaatctgtaAATAACTGAATATGGATGactaattttaaataataaatataaatagttaCCTTTGGCTATTACCAGCTGTTAGAGAGTAGAGACTGATCATAAAATCCTCTTGAGTCTTGAGTGCTGTGCTGATCGAGCGAGCTATTTTTATCCAATAAATTACTCTGTTTAACGATCTAGGAGTCCTCCTGTTTCTCAATCGTGGCTTGAGCTAGCCATTAATTAAATCtcagtttcttctttctttcttctatcGCTGAAGTAGGATCACTTACATATTACAACAACCTACATGTATTTACACACAAATTAAATTGGTGTTTTAagctaaaacaaacaaacaaacctgTGTCACTATATGATGCTACTGTGttgattttgattaaatttgcttgtattgtctttttggtggtaatttatttatttaggtttCATTAAACTAACAAGAAAGTTCATTAAACTTGATTGAGTATTCAATAGAGGCCTAGTGTTGAGAAATTGCGCCAATGATCTAGCCCAAATGGCGTGTCTccccttgtaagagcaagggCAGTAAAGAAAAACTGAAGTGTTGAGAAATGGCAGTAACATATTTAGCCTTTCATAAGAGCTATTCATTATAAAGACTGAAGTACTTATaagtttaacttttcttttgcagGCTAAATTCACATTGTTTGCAATAACTTCGGATTTTTTCTGAAAGTTGTAAGCTTAGCTTGAGCAAAGTAAgtaaattttagttgaaaaccttataaaactttatacttgtgatgttggaaattggatttgtgatggtatgttgtgttggagcaagcgggtggcttgcatggtgttataaggtggtttaaatacatattgggagtgtttttagtttcttgaaaATGTGAATGGAACTTGTTAATTAGATATGATGAATATTACTTTATtagatttcaatacttgtaagcactctatacttgtgatgtttgtgattggttttatggtgggttgttgtattggagcaagcgggtggcttgcatggtgttataaggttgtttaaattcatattgggagtgtttttagtttcttgaaaATGTGAATGGAACTTGTTAATTAGATATGatgaatattactttattcgatttcaatacttgtaagcactctatacttgtgatgtttgtgattgattttgtggtgggttgttgtattggagcaagcgggtggcttgcatggtgctATAAGgttgtttaaattcatattgggagtgtttttagtttcttgaaaATGTGAATGGAACTTGTTAATTAGATATAatgaatattactttattcaatttcaatacttgtaagcactctatacttgtgatgtttgtgattggttttgtggtgggttgttgtattggagcaagcgggtggcttgcatggtgctataaggtggtttaaattcatattgggagtgtttttagtttcttgaaaATGTGAATGGAACTTGTTAATTAGATATGatgaatattactttattcgatttcaatacttgtaagcactctatacttgtgatgtttgtgattgattttgtggtgggttgttgtattggagcaagcgggtggcttgcatggtgctATAAGgttgtttaaattcatattgggagtgtttttagtttcttgaaaATGTGAATGGAACTTGTTAATTAGATATAatgaatattactttattcaatttcaatacttgtaagcactctatacttgtgatgtttgtgattggttttgtggtgggttgttgtattggagcaagcgggtggcttgcatggtgctataaggtggtttaaattcatattgggagtgtttttagtttcttgaaaATGTGAATGGAACTTGTTAATTAGATATAatgaatattactttattcaatttcaatacttgtaagcactctatacttgtgatgtttgtgattggttttgtggtgggttgttgtattggagcaagtgggtggcttgcatggtgctataaggtggtttaaattcatattgggagtgtttttagtttcttgaaaATGTGAATGGAACTTGTTAATTAGATATAatgaatattactttattcaatttcaatacttgtaagcactctatacttgtgatgtttgtgattggttttgtggtgggttgttgtattggagcaagcgggtggcttgcatggtgctataaggtggtttaaattcatattggaagtgtatatttgtgtgtgcaacgtatatttgtttaagtattaataTAGACTTGTGCATTCATGAATGTGATAGAACTTTATCTCAATGGCTTATAGACTTAGATGTTAGAATACATTATGCATGAGTTGTCCTTATCTTACTAAAGTAGGATTCATTTTATAATTGTAGTCAAACATGGATAAAAGTTGGATGACAATGGGTAAGACACCCGATGGCAGATTAAGTCATCCATATATTGAAGGGGTGAATGCATTTATTAATTCTGCAAGAGCGGTTGTGGACTTGAGTGGTAATATTCCGTGTCCGTGTATTCACTGTGTGAATTGCTATTGACAATCTCCTTAAATTGTGCGTATCCATTTGCTTCATCGTGGAATTATGCAATCTTATATTAATTGGTATAATCATGGAGAACCTCGTGTATTGAACGAGAACATTCATGATAATGAAATGTCGGATGGTAATCATATGGATGGTATCGATGCCTTGGTAGATGACCGAATTAGAGGGGAACCAAGAAATGCAACCGAAGATGAGGAGGTGCGTCATTTTGacaaacttgaggaagatgcaAAACGTGAGTTGTATCCGGGTTGCACTGATTATAGTATCTTGAAGTTTGTTATTGAGATGTTGAATGTAAAAGTAATGACCAACTTGAGTAATAAGGGATTTGATATGATGCTAGAATTGCTGACAAAGGTTTTACCGAAAGGTAACTTGGTTCCAAGGTCAACTTATGAAGCAAAGAAGATATTACGTGACTTGGGTATGTCATACGAGCATATAGATGCATGCAAAAATGATTGTGCATTATtttggaaggaaaatgaaaatcttGATAAATGTCCGGTGTGTGAGGTGCCTAGGTACAAAGATACACGTACCCAAGGTAAGAAGATTCCTCATAAAGTATTGCTTTACTTTCCGTTGACACCGAGATTGAGGAGATTGTACATGTCAAGCCAAAGAGCTAAGGACATGAGATGGTATATAGACAAACGTGTGGACGATGGGATAATGAGGCATCCGGCTGATAGTGAGGAGTGGAAGGAATTTGATTTGCAACATCCTGATTTTGCCCTCGAACCTCGCAATGTAAGGTTAGGGTTGGCTACAGATGGATTTAATCCTTTTGGGAATATGAACAATAATTATAGTATGTGGCCTGTCATACTTATCCCCTATAATTTACCACCTTGGTTGGTTATGAAGGAGCCATATTTTATGTTGTCCTTGCTTATTCCCGGTCCCCATCAACCGGGGAATGATATTGATATTTACTTGAAACCATTGGTTGATGAGTTGAAGGAGTTGTGGGAAGAAGGTGTAGAAACTTATGATGCTTATAGTAAAGAGCATTTTCAGATGCGTGCAACTTTGTTGTGGACAATACATGACTATCCTGGATTTGGTAACGTATCCGGGTGGAGGACAAAGGGTTATCATTCTTGTTACGGTTCAATCTACGGAAACACCTCTTGAAGCAAATCCTCCCGTCCAAAGTTCTTCTAGTGGAGAGGCTACCGACACATTAACTAGCACGACTGGTAATTACATAAAACATACTTAATTACAACTGCACCTTGTCTTTACTATTGAAATTATACTTAATGTACATAGaatgtattattttataacattgataatttttaaataggATCTACTAGCAGAAATACCCGTGGAACAACACGTGGTGTAGCAGTACGGGCACTTGTTGAAAAAAGTGGTAAACTGCCAGTACGTATAGCTGCAGAGTATGATGCTCCTGTTGGGAAGAATGCGTGCAAGCTTGTCAATCAAATTGGTGTACAAGTACGAAGTAATTTGTCAAGTTATAACgtaaaaaattggaaaagtgtTGATGCTGCTACTAAAGATGTGGTGCTTCAAAGTATCGAggtaaatttatattgataaCGTCTAACTCGTCTTTGTTGTCACTAagcatattaaattaatataataataattttataatacatatataCTTTAATTTACAGGATCAGTTTGAGCTAGAAGGTGATTCCAACTTAGTAACGAAAGCAATAAATACAAAATGTGGAAGATTATTGAGTAGCGGCTCTAACAAGTTGTATCAGACTTATAAAAAGCTCGTACAATCTCATGGTGCTGACTATGCAAAAACCCATCCGCCAAAGAATGCCACACTTGCGCAGTGGACTGGACTCATTGAAGGGAGATGGACCAATAAGGATTGGCTGGTAAATTATTTCTgcgtatattattattatctaatatTTACTATATTATGTTGTCAAATGATTAGATTAATACTTAGATGAAGTAAATGTATATTGTTTTAGTCATGATCTAATAAATATCTTGAATGTTCTTTATTAGGAAAAATCAAGAATTAACTCTGAAAATAGGAGCAAAACTTCAGGCAAACATAGATGCGGGACAAAGGCACTTGCTGTTAGGGTTGATGAGGAGgtgtgttttttcattttcttaaaccttAAGTGTATtatatgttgtgattaattaagtATAAATAACTAATACTCGAATGTTACTTAATTAGACAAATAATAATGACGGTCAAGTTCCTGAATTGGCAAAAATCTACAAAGatgttcatttcaatccaaatacaaatagGTGGATACAGCCTGAGGATGAAGCGACATATGTATGTATATCATTCCATCCCTATTATTTCATCTTTATCATGTTTGTAAAGTTATAGCATATGTATTATTAATGTTGTGATTgcttgtttttttctctttcaaatgGTAGGAAACTATTCTTAAAGTGCAAGAGGATCATTGTCAAGATCCTAATGCAATTCCCCTTACACAAGAGGAGATCTCAAATTTGGTTTTTAAGAAGAAATCCGGTATTGTAAAAGGACTTGGCATGAGACCTTCCTCTTCTCTAGTAACCACTGCCTCATCTAATTCCTCGGTGGAGTATATTCATCGGTTAGAAAGTGAGATAATTGAGCTCAAAGAGGCAAGAGCCAGGGACGAAGAGGAGCGAGCTAAGGAGCAAGAGGCACGAGCTAAGCAAGATGAGGTCCAAAacaatattcttaattttttgaggaGCAAGGGTTATGATGATGCTTTTACTTATGGAGGTGGTTCATCTTCAAGCTAAATCACTTATTGGTTAGTACTTTATCTTTAAATTAAAAcacttcattttttatgtatcaTTTGAAACTAATATTTGTCACGTGATAGGTTATTTAATCTTTAGTTTATGATACTGAAGATATAGAAGTGAATTTTCTGTTGGCACTATGTAGAATTATATTTGACTAAAGATTTATATTTAACTGAAGatttatatttgtgcagatttcttattggtggaTTTAGGGGATTTCCTTTAGGCATTATTTGAAGACATATGAGGACATCTTCCGTTAGTTCTAAGTATATTGTGCcacattttttgtattgttataaaacatcttaagttattgtatgtgttgcaaacaattattgtatgtgttgcaaacacttattgtatggaaggagtttgaattggatacttaCTTTAATTTTAACTTGTAGAATGTATGGAtcgattttttataaatgtgttgttaaaataaatatgttaatcaaatgtgaggttttaataatataatgacAGGTTATAGGTTAATATCAACgctatgaaaataataaaaatagaaaataagttttagtgacgaattttttcgtcacaaatatggcaacaaaaaattgttttagtgacgaaatatttcgtcactaaatgcagcagaattttgtaagaaatggttttagtgacgaaaattttcgtcactatatgtgtctgaattttcttaaaaatagttttagtgacgaattttttcgtcactaaatgtacccgaaaatagttttagtgacgaaatatttcgtcactaaatatgatttaataaactgaaatagttttagtgacgaaaatatttcgtcactaaatactgtttttagcgaggaaaacatttagtgacgaaacgtTTTCGttgctaaaagttttttttttaaaaaacaaatcaaacttttagtgacgaaaaatttcGTCGCTAGGACTTTTAACGACGGGGCTACAGCGACGAAAcgaaattcgtcactaaaagtccaatttcgtcactaaaggttcttagtgacgaaaaacaggacttttagtgacgaattttttcgtcactaaaaatacattttcttgtAGTGATGAGATTCGAATCACTGAATACCTTAACCTATATGCcctacaataacaataacaatcataattcatatatatatatatatatatatcaaaattttctttttgggtaattatatgtttatattgtactaacaatgtaaattttaaattataaactaaataaatgtGTACAATGCTACACACATTTGTTtaatttacaatataaattaagaattttcctttctttttatttgagaaagaGATTCGAATCACTGAATACCTCAACCATTATGCCCTACAGTACAAGGCAATGCCCACGACCATAATTGGATGCCTGACTTTTACGTCCTTGGATAATTTCAATAGCTACCATATcagtttttaacaatttattagTTAATTACTACCAATTTCTGGGACTTCACTCTCTAGTGggcaacttttattttattttattttaatttcacaacaatttcatcGTTTATCACTAGAAGTAGTAAAATAGTACATGGGTTAGTCATGTCAGTTTCTTCTTAGGGTAATTTGACACTATATTATGCTTTGCAccacaggttttttttttttttttttttttttttttttcctcaaagaGATCATGTTTTATCCATCCATAATGGTTAATCTCATGAGTGCCTATTGCATCCCACTCAGAACATCAATGCCCATGTAAATGACAAACTATCGtgttatatatatcatatatctaATGGTCCACCAAGTCACCAACTATGTGTCTTCATGATTCCATTTCTCCCCCATATAAATTCATATCCACTTAATACCTCCTCCAATCTTCTATAAAACCCTAGACATCTCACACTTGTCTTCACCAAAATTGTTGACAAGAGCCCCCCTTCAACAAGCATCTAATTGTTTCATTTAGCAACCATGCATTCAAACTCAACCACCATTAAAACTTCTTCGGACGGAGTTTGGCAAGGTGATAATCCTTTAAACTATGCCTTCCCGTTGTTAATAGTCCAAACCACCTTAGTCCTCTTTGTTAGTCGCTTCCTTGCCTTTCTCCTCAAACCTCTTCGCCAACCCAAAGTCATTGCCGAAATCATAGTATGTTTTCAaattaagatttcttttttccatttcatGCATGTTACAATTTTTCCAGAGTTCTTCTATAGatacaaattttgttttacattttgACACAACTTGCATATCATATTACATCAATTACACATGAAAGCCACTATTGGTActtgtaaaaattataatttggtCATTTACATTTTtagtattataaataattacaacTATATTCTGTCTGGGAATATAAAAATGCAAATGGTCAACTATTGAAATTTGTGGTCTCTTTGGAAATCAGAGGATAGACTCAAGGTTTTATCTGTCTGACCTGCACAATGGAGACCTACAGAACATGCAGTAAATTCCTAGAACTTTTGGTGTGCATCAGGttaaaaaaggggaaaaatctTCAACTGATGAGAACATGTCTCTGAAATATGTTTCTGTGACATGTTAGGATGTCTTCTGAGAGAACTTTACCTAGTTTAGGCATATAGTATTAAATGTACATATAGGAATGATATTTATaatcattatcattatcatcataTAAATTGAGATTaacgttaattttttttccctgttatAGAATACAGGAACAGGTTAGCATAACTCAATGAGATCTAGCTCAAATAGCTGTTTTGCTTCCCACAAGAATAGTTGGGAGGGTGATTGTGAGTTTAAAACTCATTGGGTTTGTGTGTAGCTTACCAATGATAGTAATAATAAGTTAGCGGAAGTCATgccatttttagaaaattgtttGTACTGTGGTAgctgaaaagaaaaggaatagtGCTGTTTATTTCAGTTACTTGAATATCTTCATTCTAAAATAATTTGATACTTAGCAGGTTTTGAAAATCACATCTGATGGAGCGAGATGTATAGGAGCGAGATTCAAGCCATGGACTTGggtttattttgcattttttaaatgctaacCCTTACTTGTTTTGTCATGTGATAGGGATTTGAAACCGGAACTAGGAATTGTAATTTAACCAAAGCACCTATTACATGTTAACCCGTAATTGTGAATTTATCTCCTAGCTGTCATATGTATAATAGTTCTATTTTGCCAATCTGAGGTTGCTGCTTTGAGTATGATACATGTAATGGATATTGCGCACAAGAAAAGTTAATTCTGAACTACATGTGTTGAATTGGAACATGAAAAGCTGGTTCTATCAGTTGAGTTGTCTATGCATTAAGCCTTTTTTATTGAATCCGAATCAACTTGGCTCTTGTTATTTTCCGACATCTTTCATAGAAATGCCTGGCATTTTGGTGTTTCTAATTGTATTCGTATCTTCTACTCTCCTCACAATGGAGAAGTGACTTGAAACATTCCCTTAATGCAAATAGAATTATTGCCATTCTTACTCTGCCTTGTGAATGGCGCCCGCAAATGGATTTCAATGACTCGCCTtgctattttttaattttttttt
The sequence above is drawn from the Quercus robur chromosome 7, dhQueRobu3.1, whole genome shotgun sequence genome and encodes:
- the LOC126691634 gene encoding uncharacterized protein LOC126691634; this encodes MMLIVKSIFRCVQLCCGQYMTILDLVTYPGGGQRVIILVTVQSTETPLEANPPVQSSSSGEATDTLTSTTGSTSRNTRGTTRGVAVRALVEKSGKLPVRIAAEYDAPVGKNACKLVNQIGVQVRSNLSSYNVKNWKSVDAATKDVVLQSIEDQFELEGDSNLVTKAINTKCGRLLSSGSNKLYQTYKKLVQSHGADYAKTHPPKNATLAQWTGLIEGRWTNKDWLEKSRINSENRSKTSGKHRCGTKALAVRVDEETNNNDGQVPELAKIYKDVHFNPNTNRWIQPEDEATYETILKVQEDHCQDPNAIPLTQEEISNLVFKKKSGIVKGLGMRPSSSLVTTASSNSSVEYIHRLESEIIELKEARARDEEERAKEQEARAKQDEVQNNILNFLRSKGYDDAFTYGGGSSSS